In Desulfovibrio psychrotolerans, a genomic segment contains:
- a CDS encoding 4Fe-4S dicluster domain-containing protein yields MARVEFRDERCKGCLLCTTVCPVEIICQSSRFNKQGYKVAEVKAEDMEKCTGCASCALICPDLAITVYREKKEKK; encoded by the coding sequence ATGGCACGGGTAGAATTTCGCGATGAGAGGTGCAAAGGCTGCCTTCTCTGTACGACCGTATGCCCTGTGGAGATCATCTGCCAGTCTTCCCGCTTCAACAAGCAGGGCTACAAGGTGGCAGAGGTCAAGGCCGAGGACATGGAAAAGTGTACGGGCTGCGCCTCGTGCGCGCTCATATGCCCTGATCTTGCGATAACCGTCTACCGCGAGAAGAAGGAGAAGAAGTAA
- the queA gene encoding tRNA preQ1(34) S-adenosylmethionine ribosyltransferase-isomerase QueA has protein sequence MTDAHIPADFRLQAYTYPLPEEQIAQHPADRRGASRLFVVDRTTGRNTCSRFADLADWLPTGALLVANNSKVLPARLYGTRPSGGRVEFLLLTPLPFVTEQAAAEQAVPAQNMPDKAPHAHGWHSAPAEGLLRMSKRVKPGEQVTFGPNLRLVVTAPGEFGRCAVRLFWRGDLKALFLAQGHLPLPPYIKRPAGNPGSPDTPDTPDSAEDRERYQTVYAREERLGSVAAPTAGLHFTDAQRADLARQGFGWAEVTLYVGYGTFSPVRSADIRQHVMHREYMEISPETALAIRTAKAEGRPVVTVGTTSTRVLEGAFAQTGTIGPFSGWTDIFIYPGFTFKVTDHVITNFHLPESSLLMMVSALAGRERMLQAYAEAIGSGFRVFSYGDSMLIL, from the coding sequence ATGACGGACGCGCACATACCGGCAGACTTCCGGCTGCAGGCCTACACTTACCCCCTGCCGGAAGAACAGATCGCCCAGCACCCCGCAGACCGCCGCGGTGCCTCCCGCCTGTTCGTGGTGGACCGCACAACCGGGCGGAACACCTGTTCCCGTTTCGCAGACCTTGCGGACTGGCTCCCTACCGGCGCGCTGCTTGTGGCAAACAACTCCAAGGTGCTGCCCGCACGGCTGTACGGCACCCGTCCTTCGGGCGGCAGGGTGGAATTTCTCCTGCTCACGCCCCTGCCCTTTGTAACGGAGCAGGCTGCCGCGGAACAGGCTGTGCCTGCCCAAAATATGCCGGACAAGGCCCCCCATGCCCACGGCTGGCACAGCGCACCCGCAGAAGGCCTGCTGCGCATGTCCAAGCGGGTCAAACCCGGCGAACAGGTCACCTTCGGGCCAAACCTGCGGCTGGTGGTAACCGCCCCCGGCGAATTCGGCCGCTGCGCCGTGCGCCTCTTCTGGCGCGGCGACCTCAAGGCGCTCTTTCTGGCGCAGGGCCACCTGCCGCTGCCGCCCTACATCAAGCGCCCGGCAGGTAACCCCGGCTCACCCGACACACCCGACACACCGGACAGCGCAGAAGACCGCGAACGCTACCAGACCGTCTACGCCAGAGAAGAACGGCTGGGGTCCGTTGCCGCACCCACCGCAGGCCTGCACTTCACCGATGCCCAGCGGGCAGACCTTGCCCGGCAGGGCTTCGGCTGGGCAGAGGTCACGCTTTACGTGGGCTACGGTACCTTCAGCCCCGTGCGCAGCGCAGATATCCGCCAGCATGTCATGCACCGCGAATACATGGAAATTTCACCGGAAACGGCACTCGCCATCCGCACAGCCAAGGCGGAAGGCCGCCCCGTGGTCACGGTGGGCACCACCTCCACCCGCGTGCTGGAAGGCGCGTTCGCCCAGACCGGCACCATAGGCCCGTTTTCCGGGTGGACCGACATCTTTATTTATCCCGGATTTACGTTTAAGGTGACGGACCACGTGATAACCAACTTCCATCTGCCGGAATCGTCCCTGCTCATGATGGTCAGCGCCCTTGCCGGGCGCGAACGCATGCTTCAGGCGTACGCAGAGGCCATAGGCAGCGGTTTTCGGGTGTTCAGCTACGGCGATTCCATGCTCATTCTGTAG